CTTCCTGAACCTGGCCCCGGCTATCAGCGATGTGCCAGTAGCGTCCGGTCACGCGCAGATCATGGGCGGACTGATTGTCGATCTCGACCGTATAGGCCCAGATGAAGCGCCCATCGGTCGGGCTGCTCTGCTCGGCCAGATATTCGGGCTCGACCCGAACGATCACATCTTTCGTGCGCTGTTCATATTGACCCGGTAAACCGGAAATCGCCATCGTATCGACCGCGTCTGACGCGCCGTCGCCCAGTGACTTGTCCATTACACCCTCCCTCATCCGGCCCGGCGCATCCCCCCGCACACCACAATCCAGATTGTCGCAGGCTTTCACGATGATGAACATCTTGCAACTATTTTACCCTGCTTGGCCCCATCTTTTCGCAGTGCGCGCGTGACAGGCGAAGCGAAAAGTGGCGGTCCATCTTGTCAAATCGGTCCACGACTGGCGTGTCTCGACGGCTTGAGCGACCCCGGTCGCCGCCTTAAGGCAGAAGGTATGATCCTGCCCTCTCAGCAGATCGCCGCTCTGATCGAAGGCGGCCATGTCCGCATGCCGGATGCGCCTGATGGCGGCCCCGTCGGCCTGTCCATGGGGCAAGACGGAACCGGTTTGCCGCCCACGCTGCAACCGGCTTCGCTCGACCTGACGCTGGGTCGCAGGGCCTACCGCATGCGGGCCTCCTTTCTGCCGGGCGCAGGTGGCCGGGTCGCGGACGGGATCGATGCGTTGTGCCTGCACGAAATCGATCTGGACGCCGGGGCCGTGCTGGAAACGGGATGTATCTATCTAATCGAACTGGGCGAGGCGCTGAATCTGCCGGAAACTTTATCCGCAGTCACGAATCCCAAAAGCTCGACGGGGCGGCTGGATGTCTTTGCGCGCGCCATCGGCGAGGCATCTGACCGGTTCGATGCGCTCCCGGCGGGCTATGAAGGGCCGCTCTGGCTCGAGGTCGCGCCGCGGACCTTTCCGATCCTAGCGCGGACAGGGGATCGTCTGTCACAGATCCGGTTCCGCGAAGGCGCAATGAAACCGGTCGGCCATCAGACCGTCTCCGTCGATCTATCCTCGGATAAGGATATTGTCGGCTACCGCGCGCGGCGACATTCCGGTCTGGTCGATCTGCGCGGTGTCGGCGCACACGCCGCGCTGGATTATTGGGAACCGGTTCGCCTGACGGAGATGGCTGGTGAGAAAGGCGGTTTGATCCTCGAGCCCGAAGAATTCTACATATTAGCGAGCCGTGAAGCGGTCGAAATTCCGGTCGATCAGGCCGCCGAAATGGCCCCGATCGATACGGAAATCGGGGAGTTCCGGGCCCATTATGCCGGGTTTTTCGATCCCGGTTTCGGTGTCGCGGCAGCGGGGGGCTCAGGCAGTCGCGCCGTCCTCGAAGTGCGCGGTCGCGACGTACCGTTCCTACTATCGCACGGGCAGCCCGTTGCCCATCTTGTGTTCGAACAGCTGTCCGCCACGCCGACATCGCTCTATGGCGCACATGGGAGTTCCTATCAGGCCCAAGGGCTGCGACTCTCCAAACATTTTGCCGCATAAAACATAGCAAAAGTTATCCAGACTGGGTTCAGGACTTGCAACCGCAGGTTATCGTTGCCACAATTGTGGTTGAACGAGGGGATAATCATGCGATTTTTTTCATCCGTCCTGATCGGCTTCGTCAGTCTCGCGGCGGCTTGGTTGTTGCTGGCTGTGCCCGCCCATGCTGCGCCGGATACGGATCTGTTCGGACAATTGCCGGCAGCTCATGACGCTGCATTATCGCCAGACGGATCACGGGTCGCCGTCATCCGGGCTGTCGACGGGAATTATATCGTCCAGGTCGTCAGTCTGGACGGAAAGCAATCATCGCGCGCGGATGCGCTGCAACTCGGCCCTGGCGCGAAACCGGAATGGGTTCGCTGGGCGAATAATAAGCGGGTTCTGGTTTCCTTCTGGGGCTCGACGGAGCTCAAGCCGCGATCCACCACGGGAAGCCGTATTAAGACGGCATCTTTTCACAGCAACAATCAGACAGAGGTGACCGTGACGGTCGCATCGATCTTTACCATCGATGCCGATACGCTCGAGGGTCAGATCCTGGTCATGCCGAGGGGCCTTCAGCAATATAACAACAATGTCCTGAACTGGTTGCATGACGATGAGGATCATATCCTTATGCAGTATGCAAGCGACGGCGAGAGCCAGATCTTCCCGGATGTCCGGCGTGTTCATGTTGCGACAGGCCGCGACAAGGTCGTCCATGCCGACCGGGATGATATAACCGACTGGATCACGACAACAGACGGGCAGGTCATTGCCGGTGTCGGTTTTGCCGATCGTAGCGGTAATATTCGCAAGGTGATCGTCCGGGACCCGAATAGCGGCAGTTTCAAAAATATGGACGAATATGCCGGCCTCGATACGGGCATGCAGATCGTATCCGGATTTCCGGACATGACCCGGATCGTGGTACGGGCCTATCGTGACAAGGAAACACAGGGCCTGCATGTCTATAATCTGGCGAAGCAGGCATTTGAGGACACACTCTTCCAAGACGATGTCTATGATGCGGGACAGCCAATTTTTTCCCGTGATGGCAGCAAGATCGTGGGCGCGACCCATATTGCCGACACGCCCGTCCGTACGCTTTTGCCGGAATATGGAACCGTCCTGAAAGAAGCGGAAAGCCAGCTCGATGGCTATGCGGTTCATTTCATCGATCAATCGGATGATGGGCAAACCATTCTGATCCGCGTCAGCAGCCCCTATGATCCCGGCGGGCTTTACGTCTATCGCTCTGGTCAGTCCTTTTCCGTTCTGGCGCAGAATTATCCGGGCATCGAACCGCAGCTACTGGGTGATGTGGTCTCGGTCCGCTATACGGCCCGGGACGGCGCCAAAATCCCGGCCTATGTCACGCTCCCCGCCGGTGTCCGTGACAATTCACAGCTGGATAATCTGCCCTTCATCGTCCTGCCCCATGGCGGGCCCTATGCGCGCGACTACCAGACATTTGACTGGCTGGCCCAGCTCTTTGCATCGCAAGGTTACGGTGTTCTGCAGATGAATTTTCGCGGCTCGACCGGATATGGCCAGACGTTCGAACAGGCTGGCCGGGATGACTGGACCGTCATTCAGAACGATGTCGAAGATGGGGCGCGCTATCTGATCGAGAAAGGCTATGCGGACCCGGATCGGCTCTGCATCGCCGGCTGGTCATTCGGGGGGTATGCGTCCCTGATGGGAGTCGCCAATGACCCGGACCTCTACCAGTGTGCCATTGCGGTCGCCGCGCTGACGGATGTCAAAGATTTCTACCAGAACAGCCGTAATTTCGCCTTTGGGCGTGGTGCAGCAAAGCGTTTCCTCGGCGGACTGCTGGAGGATGATGTCGTGCGGCGGGCCAACAACCCGGTAGACCGTGCAGACGATATCAATGTGCCTGTCCTGCTCGCGCATGGCACGCTTGATTCCGTCGTCAATCATGATCAGTTCGTTCTGATGCAAAGGGCACTGGGTTCACGCAAAGGTCTGATGGAACTGAGCTTCAAGGATGAGGACCACTATTTCAGCGATCAGGATAATCGCCAGAAACTGGCTGACGAAATGATCGACTTTGTCCGTGACTATCTCGGAAAGAGCAAATTCGCTGCGAAATAGCCGATCTGGTCTGCCTCTCTCCACCCACAGAGAGTTGACTGATATTCCTGAAGCGATTTCGGATGCTCGACGCTATGTCCGCGGCACCATCCGTGCTGAACGTACTTTCGGAACCCTGATGCGCGACAAGGCGCTGATGCGTGCCAACAACCCCGTCGACCGTGCCGACGATATTCAGGTGCCGGTCTTCATGGCGCACGGTACGCTGGATGCCTCAGTGCAGCATGACCAGTTCACCAAAATGCGGTCTCGCCTCGAGACGGCGGGAGTCAGTGGTGTCTATTTGAGCTTCGAAAATGAAGACCATTACATGTCCATGCAGGCGAACCGCCAGGCCATGGTCGCGGGCATGGCTGATTTTCTGCTTCGCGTGAACGGACCCAGCCCATTTGCGCCAGAATAGTCTTGCGCGACCAGAGCCTTCAGGCGGAACAGCTGGCCCCGCCGAGGACGCAGAACCTCGCGCAGTGGGGGTGATTGAGGGATACAGGCCCCGTCGCCTCCGCCAGCGTGCCGCCCATGTCGAATTGCGGATCGTCCCACAATAATGTGCAGGACAGCAGCCGGGCGGTCGCTTCGCCGCGACGACGCACAACCATTCGCGACGAGGCGCACATCATGCTGCGGGGATCGACGGACAGAATGTCCCAGCATGCCGTCGTGATTTCGGGCACGTCGAGCCGCTCGTCCATTTCCGGAAACAGCATCAGGGTGGCCGGATTATCCGCATCGATATCCCAGCCATGCGCTGCAATCAGGGCGCGGTAGCCCTCACGGGCCGTAGCTTCGGAGTCAGTGAACGCGGCGCGACCCGCAATATGCAGATCGAATCCGTGCGATGCGAGCCAGTCCATTCCGATCAGGGCTTTGGCGAAGGCGCCCTCGCCGCGCTCAGTATCGTGCCCCGCGGCGGTGTAATGGTCGAGGCTGACACGTAGCGTAATGCGGTCCGGAAAACGGCGGGCCAGACCCAGCAGACCGTCCTGCACGCGGGAGCGCATCATGGGCCGCATGGCATTGGTCAGGATCAGCAGGCTGTGGCCGCGGCTCAGTGCCATGTCGCAAAGCTCGATAATGTCAGGGTTGAGGAAAGGCTCGCCGCCGGTCAGGCCGATCTCCACATCTGTCGAGAGGGGGGCGATTTCGTCCAATAGCGGCGCCACGTCTTCCGGTGTCAGGTAGACAAAGTGATCGGCCGTGGGGCTGCTCTGAATATAGCAGTTGGCGCACGCAATATTGCATAGCGATCCGGTGTTCAGCCACAGTGTTCTAAGCTGGTCGAAGGCAACGATCGCGCGGCTTTCACCTTGCGCGGTGATAAGGGGATGGCGAAATTTGGCCGGATCGATTGGAGCATTCATGCGCCTTGCCTAGCAGGCTGCATCGGGTCTGCCGCCATATTTTTGCTTCAATCCGCTCAAATCGTGTCAAAAAGGCGCGCCAACGCTGTGGCAAAGTGAGTTGCAATCAGTTTGCGAAGTCTCAATAAGGTTCAGGCCCGCGAAGAGTTGCGGGTGGGCTTGACGCCGCCAACAGGACCGGAAGACCAATGCGCATGGGGAGTGCGGGTCGACGGATCACAGACAAGATGAGAGCTTCATGTTCAACCCATATGCCGACCATTCGCTGACGACCGCCTTCGAAACGGAGCTGTCGTCTTTCGCACCGATTGACACGCAAGCCAGTGGCTTACTGCTTGATGGAGGTTTCCAGCCTGACCCCGCCGCATTCCGTATGCCGGGCAGCGATGTCTGGAACCCGTTCGCTATCGAGACGGCTGCCGGGTCGATTGCTGCGATTTTCTCGAAAGCGCCCAGCGTCTTTCTGGCCGAAGCCCTGTTCACAGCAATGGTCGATAATGGTCATGTCTTCGAAGCGGAATCCGATCTCTGTGCCTGTCACAGTCACGATCATGGCATGGATGCCAAGGCGCAGATCAAGGCGATCATGGCTGATATCGATGCCCTGATCACGGATTTGGGTGAGGGTGCCAATCTGAGCGAGCTGCTGACGACGATTGCCGATATGGGTGATGTGACAATGGACGCCGTCATCGAAGCGCTGAAAGAGGTCGCCGATACGCTTTCCAACGAACCAGACGGCGGCGACGTCGCGGGCGATGCGACGACGACAGGTACGCTTCAGATCGGCGGGTCCGTGACTGGCCTGCGCAATGGCTCGACAGACGATGACTGGTTTGCCGTCGAACTTGAAGCGGGCGTCGAATATACGTTCATCATGTTGCGGGACGGCGCTAATCCGCTTGGCGATCCGTGGCTGAGACTGTTCAATTCCGCCAGTGTCGAAGTGGCGTCGAACGACGATGTGGAGATCGATGGCGATCTGACGCGCGGGGAAAACCAGAACTCTCTGATCGTTTTCACACCGACCGAGTCGGGCACATATTATGTTGAAGCGAGTGCGTTCGGAAACCGGATCGGTAATTATACGATCTATGCGGAACGTGATGATGAGCGCCCTGATTTCACGCTGGACCAGGCAGCCTTCTTCCTGACCGATCAGTTTTCGCCCCGTACAATCTGGCCGAAAACGGATTTGACCTATGACATTTCTGCGCTGTCGGACGGGGCGAAGACATTGGCTCTGGCGGCAA
This genomic window from Algimonas porphyrae contains:
- the apaG gene encoding Co2+/Mg2+ efflux protein ApaG, whose protein sequence is MFIIVKACDNLDCGVRGDAPGRMREGVMDKSLGDGASDAVDTMAISGLPGQYEQRTKDVIVRVEPEYLAEQSSPTDGRFIWAYTVEIDNQSAHDLRVTGRYWHIADSRGQVQEVRGQGVVGETPVVKAGEQFRYTSGAPLSAPSGMMSGSYRVEPETGEPYDIDIPVFLLDSPFEGTLFN
- a CDS encoding 2'-deoxycytidine 5'-triphosphate deaminase domain-containing protein; translation: MILPSQQIAALIEGGHVRMPDAPDGGPVGLSMGQDGTGLPPTLQPASLDLTLGRRAYRMRASFLPGAGGRVADGIDALCLHEIDLDAGAVLETGCIYLIELGEALNLPETLSAVTNPKSSTGRLDVFARAIGEASDRFDALPAGYEGPLWLEVAPRTFPILARTGDRLSQIRFREGAMKPVGHQTVSVDLSSDKDIVGYRARRHSGLVDLRGVGAHAALDYWEPVRLTEMAGEKGGLILEPEEFYILASREAVEIPVDQAAEMAPIDTEIGEFRAHYAGFFDPGFGVAAAGGSGSRAVLEVRGRDVPFLLSHGQPVAHLVFEQLSATPTSLYGAHGSSYQAQGLRLSKHFAA
- a CDS encoding alpha/beta hydrolase family protein, with the translated sequence MRFFSSVLIGFVSLAAAWLLLAVPAHAAPDTDLFGQLPAAHDAALSPDGSRVAVIRAVDGNYIVQVVSLDGKQSSRADALQLGPGAKPEWVRWANNKRVLVSFWGSTELKPRSTTGSRIKTASFHSNNQTEVTVTVASIFTIDADTLEGQILVMPRGLQQYNNNVLNWLHDDEDHILMQYASDGESQIFPDVRRVHVATGRDKVVHADRDDITDWITTTDGQVIAGVGFADRSGNIRKVIVRDPNSGSFKNMDEYAGLDTGMQIVSGFPDMTRIVVRAYRDKETQGLHVYNLAKQAFEDTLFQDDVYDAGQPIFSRDGSKIVGATHIADTPVRTLLPEYGTVLKEAESQLDGYAVHFIDQSDDGQTILIRVSSPYDPGGLYVYRSGQSFSVLAQNYPGIEPQLLGDVVSVRYTARDGAKIPAYVTLPAGVRDNSQLDNLPFIVLPHGGPYARDYQTFDWLAQLFASQGYGVLQMNFRGSTGYGQTFEQAGRDDWTVIQNDVEDGARYLIEKGYADPDRLCIAGWSFGGYASLMGVANDPDLYQCAIAVAALTDVKDFYQNSRNFAFGRGAAKRFLGGLLEDDVVRRANNPVDRADDINVPVLLAHGTLDSVVNHDQFVLMQRALGSRKGLMELSFKDEDHYFSDQDNRQKLADEMIDFVRDYLGKSKFAAK
- a CDS encoding alpha/beta hydrolase family protein; amino-acid sequence: MTDIPEAISDARRYVRGTIRAERTFGTLMRDKALMRANNPVDRADDIQVPVFMAHGTLDASVQHDQFTKMRSRLETAGVSGVYLSFENEDHYMSMQANRQAMVAGMADFLLRVNGPSPFAPE
- a CDS encoding radical SAM protein, producing the protein MNAPIDPAKFRHPLITAQGESRAIVAFDQLRTLWLNTGSLCNIACANCYIQSSPTADHFVYLTPEDVAPLLDEIAPLSTDVEIGLTGGEPFLNPDIIELCDMALSRGHSLLILTNAMRPMMRSRVQDGLLGLARRFPDRITLRVSLDHYTAAGHDTERGEGAFAKALIGMDWLASHGFDLHIAGRAAFTDSEATAREGYRALIAAHGWDIDADNPATLMLFPEMDERLDVPEITTACWDILSVDPRSMMCASSRMVVRRRGEATARLLSCTLLWDDPQFDMGGTLAEATGPVSLNHPHCARFCVLGGASCSA